aaactGCTGCCAACCTGCCGCTGGGGGTCACAGCTTTATAAAAACTGTGGGCGTAGGCAGGAGGGAGGATGAGGCTCTGTGCTAAGGATGTGAAGCACATGGAAAACTTCCACACCCTGCCAATGTGTGGCTGATACTACACTTTAGAAAGCAACACAGTGACATCTATTAAGTTCAACCACATGAAACTGTCGCTATTCGGCCCAAATTGGTAATTTCATATGGTTGAATCTAGTACACACACTCATCAATCTAGCAGTTCCTTTTCTAAGCATATACCTGAGAGACATTTTTACATATATGCacaaggaaacataaaaatattcatggcAGCATTTCTGTAGTGAGTGAATAagcataattaagaaaatgggctcTGGAGcagaccacctgggttcaaatcctggctctgcctcttattTTGTGTATGACCTTGGGAATGTTATTTACCTCTccgtgcttcagtttcttcaaatataaaatgaagataacaacGGCATCTACCTCATAGACTTgtggtgaggattcaatgagttaatacttATAGCacgtagaacagtgcctgacatacagaaagcactcaataaattttagtagTTATTAATAATTACTGgtaaaaatggaagcaacctacatgtgcATTAATTGgggaataaactgtggtatagtCACAAATAGAATCTTAAGCAACAGGGAAAACAGATATATATCAACACGTATAAATCTCGAAACATCTCTAATTGAAAAAAGATATagaataatatgtataatatgctATAACTTATATCAAGTGTGAAAATACACAGAAAGTGCTACTTATTGGGTGcggatacatacatatgtaatataaaatcaggtataggaaagaaaaacaccaaattCAGGAGAGTGATTACctctgaagacagaggaagggagtAGGTTTGGAAAGGGGAATACAAGGGGCTGCAAAGGTATGTGGAATGTTTTTTAACTACCTAACCAAAAGGGAGGATGTGATACAGCTAGAGAAGGGGTACATGAGatcttataattttaatatcCACCATacatatgtttgaaatatttcatagtaaAAAGAGTTGAGTCAACATAGAAATCACTTACCATGttcaacattttcttcaaatataacaCAGGTCCCAAGAGTGTCTGCAGAAAAACATAAAGGCAACTTGTTGAGAAGTAACAGAGCTACTTTCTCTGAAaggcatataaaaaaaaaagggagtttcatctctctgacttcctcctACCTTCATACTCTCCAGCAAAGACATAGCTGTCCATTTGCAGAATGGGCTTCTCAGTATCAATTCCCCAAATCttgcatttattttcacattttgagAGAAAGTCTGAATCAGTAATTCCTGATAATTCCACCAGAACCAACTgctctggctcctcctcctcctcctcctcgtcccaGTACTACCCCCGACTCGGCTCCTGGGCCGCCGCCGCCATGCCGCCGCTTCTCCGTGCGGCCTCCGAGCTGTCTAAAGATGCCAGCAAAGACATAGCTGTCCATTTGCAGAATGGGCTTCTCAGTATCAATTCCCTACAACAGAATATaggatcattaaaaaaatcatcattagaaaaagccttgggggtggggggaatgggtgaaatgggtgaagtgGGGGCTCAAAGGataccaacttccagttataaaataagtaagtcctgggATGTTTAAGAAtatcatggtgactatagttaataatactgtactttatatgaaaattgctaagagaataaaCCTTCAAAGTTcttaccagaagaaaaaaaaattgtaacgaTGTGTAGTGATGGGTGTtaactagacattgtggtgatcatttaacaatatatacaaatattgaaaacgctgtacagctgaaactagtataatgttacacgtcaattatttctcaatttaaaaaagaaagttgggcttccctggtggcgcagtggttgagggtccccctgccgatgcaggggacacgggaaagcacaagggacttccccggtggtacagcggttaagactctgcgcttccactgcagggggcacgggttcgatccctggtcaggaactagatcccacatgcatgccgcaattaagacccagcacaaccaaataaataaatttttttttttaaaaaaagaagacttttaCATGAAACCTTGCTACCAAGGAGACTGATTTCCAAAGCTGGGGAACCTCTGGAGCTTCTTGTCCTAGCAAGTAAAAGATAAGCTAAAACTAATTTCATCACAGCAGCTACAAACTGAAGACTACTTAATTCATACCCAAGTAGCAAAGTCTGTTTCAATCAACATCCTCTTCAAGATAAAGTAAGAACAGAGGAAGTTTTGTCAAAAATGctcaaaagattttaaacataaaacagatGGTAACTCACAATACCATAGCTCAACTCAACAGCACAGTGTGAGGTCTCTGAAGTCCTTTCTTAATAGGTATTCTCACTCCCTTCTCCacactatttttgtttgttttccatattttttatttttttgaagtttttttaattttattttttactgaagtatagttgaagtaCAGTGTTGTATAATcactgctgtagagcaaagtgactcagttatacatatatacattttttcatattcttctccattatcatttatcacaggatattgaaatatagttccctgtgctatacagtaggaccttgttgtctacccattctatatataccagtttgcatctgttTAACCTCTGTGTGCATATCTAATTATCCTCTCTGCCCTTTGTGTTTTTCTCACCCTCCTCACTATATAAAACGGTGTATTTTTTCAAAACCTAATGCTCCATATCAAAATGCTTTAACCCTCCAAATCTCTACCTCTCTCCAGCCACACGGGCAGACACTCAGGCAGAGTTAGGCATTAACTTTCTCCCAGCTGCTCCCACAGTCCCCCTGTACTTCTGTGATTGTCTCCAGCGTTCACTGCTTTGTTCACGTGAAATTAATACATCAATCTTAGGGACGGGTATATTTCACCAATCATTCTTgtttcaaatttaagaaaatcaacaACCCCCCAATTCTACAAGACTCACCAAAATCttgcatttattttcacattttgagAGAAAGTCTGAATCAATAATTCCTGATAATTCCACCAGAACCAACTGCTCCTGGTGGAAGAAAGAGGGGTTAAAGGCGGTAGCTTGCGAGTGTGCAGGAAGAAGCAGGCATTAACGAGAGAAGCCAAACCTCCCCAGTGCAACGATCCCACCTTTGTGAAAACTAGGTCCTGCTTTCAACAAGAGGAAGCGCGCGCCGTTACTTAAGGtaacttccctccttccccctcgaACTTCCGTGTGGCCCGTAGGGCTGGGGCCAGCTGCCCGCCGCTCCGCGCGCCCTGGGGCACAATCCCGCCAGGAGCCCCCGCACGCCCGCCGCGTCCCGACTCCCTTCCCCGCACACAGCCGAGCGGCCACCCTCGCCACCGCCGAGCGGGCTTCCGCCGTCGCACTcaccgcctcctcctcctcgtcccaGTACCCCCGACTCGGCTCCTCGGCCGCCGCCGCCATTCCGCCGCTCCTCCGCGCGCCTTCCGAGCCGTGGGCCCCGCCCGCCGGGACCGCCATCTTGAGTATGGGCAGCAGCTCCCGCCCCGCCGGGGCTCCGACAGCGCTTGCTGGTCGTGCCAGCACGCGAGATGGCGGCTCCCGGGCCCACGTGGAGCCCCTTGTCCCTGTCCCGAGAGCCGGAGCCCTGGCGGGTCGGCCGGGCAGGTCCCGCGACCTAGGGAACCCTCGGTCTCCCGGCCCAGGTGGGATGAGAGCACTGTAGAAGCCGAGGGGATGAAGTAGGTGCAGGCAAGGAGGCTACGGTGCGCGAGGGAAATGGAGAGGCCTCGTGTGGCCCCAGCCTACAATGCTTGGAAAGAAATTCCTAATGTGTGAGCACTGATCATCAATTCAAGTTCTCCACGAGCCAAGTAAAGAGCACTCCTCAGTGTTCCACGTATCGGGCGCCCACTGCGCGAGGAAGTGAGCTGGGGTTTCAGGCAGCCAGGAGAGGTAGAATAAGGGATCAACCAATGCTAATCAGATTGCCCCAGGTGCTGTAAGAGACCCAGATTGTTTGGGGAGTACAGGAGACTCGAGAAGTGAAGTTTTGAACAGGATTTTCTTAAAGTAACCTCATggctttttctgattataaaataaatgatcttTGTACGTGAGACAGGGATGATCTACCTCCAAAGAGCATGAGGTTTGGTGTCTGATACTCGTCTGGTTCTGCTGCGTTACTTAACAGTAAGCCTTTAGGCAAGttggttattgtgaggattaaatgagataatcccaCTATTCAGCACATATTAAGCACTAATGTGCATTTAATCTAGTATtagtaataatatataaaaatttagagtattacaacttttaaaaaacattttccggggattccctggcggtccagtgggcaggacttggtgctttctctgccgtggccctgggttcaatccctggtcccggaactaagatcctgcaagtcacgcggtgcagccaaacaaaacaagacaaaaaaaacgaggggacttccctgattgcccagtggttaagtctccgagctcccaatacagggggcacgggtttgatccctggtcggggaactaagatcccgcgtgccctgtagcatggccaaaaaataataaaaagttaaaaaaaaaaaaaagtttattaaaaaaaccccaaaaacccatTTTCCTACACAATATATCTTTCCAGCTTCTTTCTACATAAACACATTGTTTATGTGTACatctgttttaaactttttttctcacTATATGTAGTATTATGGATGTTTGTCCATATTT
The genomic region above belongs to Physeter macrocephalus isolate SW-GA chromosome 10, ASM283717v5, whole genome shotgun sequence and contains:
- the LOC112062095 gene encoding general transcription factor 3C polypeptide 6-like, whose amino-acid sequence is MAVPAGGAHGSEGARRSGGMAAAAEEPSRGYWDEEEEAEQLVLVELSGIIDSDFLSKCENKCKILGIDTEKPILQMDSYVFAGIFRQLGGRTEKRR